The following coding sequences are from one Catenulispora sp. GP43 window:
- a CDS encoding helix-turn-helix transcriptional regulator, translating into MDKHALAEFLRNRREHVEPEDVGLPRGPRRRTPGLRREEVAQLAHISTDHYSRLEQARGRHPSRAVLQAIARALRLSDQERTHLFSLAGEVEDDRGRLPSRQVDDATAALLNRLTDTPALVMDNTCQIIAWNPLAAALFEDFSVLQSADRNVLRRIFLHPDQGGGTYGIADHERFILTTVSYLRMATTRYPDDVELRALIADLLAGSEAFERLWTSLDIRVDHHARQVFEHPQVGPIELDYDILSVPGRDQQVVLFTAEPDSPAFRDLQLLKVIGAIGARPTVPSG; encoded by the coding sequence ATGGACAAGCACGCTTTGGCGGAGTTCCTGCGCAACAGGCGGGAACACGTCGAACCGGAGGACGTGGGACTGCCCCGCGGGCCGCGCCGTCGGACGCCGGGGCTGCGGCGCGAAGAAGTCGCGCAGCTGGCCCACATCTCGACGGACCACTACAGCCGGCTGGAGCAGGCCCGCGGGCGCCATCCGTCTCGAGCGGTGCTGCAGGCCATCGCCCGGGCTTTGCGGTTGTCCGACCAGGAACGCACGCATTTGTTCTCGCTCGCCGGGGAGGTCGAGGACGACCGCGGCCGTCTGCCCTCGCGCCAGGTCGACGACGCCACCGCCGCGCTGCTGAACCGCCTCACCGACACCCCGGCACTGGTCATGGACAACACGTGCCAGATCATCGCGTGGAATCCGCTGGCCGCCGCATTGTTCGAGGACTTCTCCGTGTTGCAGAGCGCCGACCGCAACGTCCTGCGCCGCATCTTCCTGCATCCGGACCAGGGCGGCGGTACATACGGCATCGCCGACCACGAGCGTTTCATCCTGACCACCGTCAGCTACCTGCGGATGGCCACCACCCGGTATCCCGACGACGTGGAGCTTCGGGCGCTCATCGCCGATCTCCTGGCCGGCAGCGAGGCTTTCGAGCGGCTGTGGACCTCCCTGGACATCCGCGTCGACCACCACGCGCGCCAGGTTTTCGAACACCCTCAGGTCGGGCCGATCGAGCTGGACTACGACATTCTCAGCGTTCCGGGCCGCGACCAACAGGTGGTGTTGTTCACCGCCGAACCGGACTCGCCCGCGTTCCGGGATCTTCAGTTGCTCAAAGTCATCGGAGCCATCGGCGCGCGGCCGACAGTCCCGTCCGGCTGA